The proteins below come from a single Streptomyces sp. B3I8 genomic window:
- the purF gene encoding amidophosphoribosyltransferase yields MPRGDGRLSHDLLPGEKGPQDACGVFGVWAPGEEVAKLTYFGLYALQHRGQESAGIAVSNGSQILVFKDMGLVSQVFDEGSLGSLQGHIAVGHARYSTTGASVWENAQPTFRATAQGSIALGHNGNLVNTAQLAEMVADLPKQDGRTPKVAATNDTDLITALLAGQSDEDGKPLTVEEAAGKVLPQVQGAFSLVFMDQHTLYAARDPQGIRPLVLGRLERGWVVASESAALDICGASFVREIEPGEFVAIDENGLRTSRFAEAKPKGCVFEYVYLARPDTDIAGRNVYLSRVEMGRRLAKEAPAEADLVIATPESGTPAAIGYAEASGIPFGAGLVKNAYVGRTFIQPSQTIRQLGIRLKLNPLKEVIRGKRLVVVDDSIVRGNTQRALVRMLREAGAAEVHIRISSPPVKWPCFFGIDFATRAELIANGMSTDEIGTSLGADSLAYISLDGMIEATTIAKPNLCRACFDGEYPMDLPDPELLGKQLLETELAAGPAATAASDAIRRP; encoded by the coding sequence GTGCCACGTGGTGACGGTCGACTCAGTCATGATCTGCTCCCCGGTGAGAAAGGCCCCCAGGACGCTTGTGGCGTCTTCGGTGTCTGGGCTCCGGGCGAAGAGGTCGCCAAACTCACTTACTTCGGGTTGTACGCCCTTCAGCACCGGGGCCAGGAGTCCGCGGGAATCGCGGTCAGCAACGGCTCCCAGATTCTCGTCTTCAAGGACATGGGCCTGGTGTCCCAGGTCTTCGACGAAGGTTCCCTCGGGTCCCTCCAGGGCCACATCGCGGTCGGTCACGCCCGCTACTCGACCACCGGTGCCTCCGTGTGGGAGAACGCCCAGCCGACGTTCCGCGCCACCGCGCAGGGATCGATCGCGCTCGGGCACAACGGCAACCTCGTCAACACGGCGCAGCTCGCCGAGATGGTCGCCGACCTGCCCAAGCAGGACGGCCGCACCCCCAAGGTGGCGGCCACCAACGACACGGACCTGATCACCGCGCTCCTCGCGGGCCAGTCCGACGAGGACGGCAAGCCGCTCACCGTCGAGGAAGCCGCGGGCAAGGTGCTTCCCCAGGTCCAGGGCGCCTTCTCGCTCGTCTTCATGGACCAGCACACGCTGTACGCCGCCCGTGACCCGCAGGGCATCCGCCCGCTGGTCCTCGGCCGGCTGGAGCGCGGCTGGGTGGTCGCCTCGGAGTCGGCGGCGCTCGACATCTGCGGCGCCAGCTTCGTACGGGAGATCGAACCGGGCGAGTTCGTCGCCATCGACGAGAACGGTCTGCGTACGTCCCGATTCGCGGAAGCGAAGCCCAAGGGCTGCGTTTTCGAATACGTCTACCTGGCCCGTCCTGATACCGACATCGCCGGGCGGAACGTGTACCTCTCGCGCGTCGAGATGGGCCGCCGGCTGGCGAAGGAAGCGCCCGCCGAGGCCGACCTGGTCATAGCCACGCCGGAGTCCGGGACCCCCGCCGCCATCGGCTACGCGGAGGCCTCGGGCATCCCGTTCGGCGCCGGCCTGGTGAAGAACGCGTACGTCGGCCGTACGTTCATCCAGCCTTCCCAGACCATCCGCCAGCTCGGGATCCGGCTGAAGCTGAACCCCCTCAAGGAAGTCATCAGGGGCAAGCGCCTGGTCGTCGTCGACGACTCGATCGTGCGCGGCAACACCCAGCGGGCCCTGGTGCGGATGCTGCGCGAGGCGGGCGCCGCCGAGGTGCACATCCGGATCTCCTCCCCGCCGGTGAAGTGGCCCTGCTTCTTCGGCATCGACTTCGCCACCCGTGCGGAGCTGATCGCCAACGGCATGTCCACCGACGAGATCGGCACCTCGCTCGGCGCCGACTCCCTGGCGTACATCTCGCTCGACGGCATGATCGAGGCGACCACCATCGCCAAGCCGAACCTGTGCCGGGCCTGCTTCGACGGCGAGTACCCGATGGACCTCCCCGACCCCGAGCTCCTGGGCAAGCAGCTGCTGGAGACCGAGCTGGCCGCCGGGCCCGCCGCCACGGCCGCCAGCGACGCGATCCGCCGCCCGTAG